A portion of the Acidihalobacter yilgarnensis genome contains these proteins:
- a CDS encoding cytosine permease has translation MSTSAESAGLNTAATPPGGIEARGIERVLPHERTHVSILDNFTLWLSANMVISTVALGALAIPVFGLGFWDSFLVILAFNMLGVLPVAYFSTLGPRLGLRQMTIARFSFGWHGAKIMALFNVAACIGWSAVNVIVGSQIITALSHGAVPVWASILLIAALTTAVSVYGYRYVHRYERYAWMPMAVIFLIVVFTAGGKMGIVPTPVWNMAHWASLISFGGAIYGFATGWSSYAADYTVNQPEHTSAKKIFWLTFFGVTIPCILLETLGLSLTTVGAFAKAANEGGGALLAAALHPLGGFGELLLLLLALSVIANNIPNDYSLGLSMQVLGRVFHKVNRAVWTFIGAVVYIVIAIAAAAHFNAALENFLLMVAYWLSPWSIILILEHFIVRRGHYNLDGWNEARHLPVGWAAIISMAIGLFGVYLGAAQLLFVGPIAALFNPPYGMDIGFELGLVFAGISYVILRPMELRAHAR, from the coding sequence ATGTCTACTTCAGCCGAGAGTGCCGGTCTGAACACCGCCGCCACGCCGCCCGGGGGGATCGAGGCACGCGGCATCGAGCGGGTACTGCCGCACGAACGTACCCACGTCAGTATCCTCGACAACTTCACCCTGTGGCTGTCCGCCAACATGGTCATCTCCACCGTGGCCCTCGGCGCGCTCGCGATCCCGGTCTTCGGCCTGGGCTTCTGGGACAGCTTCCTGGTCATCCTCGCCTTCAACATGCTCGGCGTGCTGCCGGTGGCCTATTTCTCCACTCTTGGCCCGCGTCTCGGCCTGCGCCAGATGACCATCGCGCGCTTCTCCTTCGGCTGGCACGGCGCGAAGATCATGGCACTGTTCAACGTCGCCGCCTGCATAGGCTGGTCGGCCGTGAACGTCATCGTCGGCTCGCAGATCATCACCGCGCTGAGCCACGGTGCCGTGCCGGTATGGGCCTCCATCCTGCTGATCGCCGCGCTCACCACAGCGGTCAGCGTATACGGTTACCGCTACGTGCACCGCTACGAGCGCTACGCCTGGATGCCGATGGCGGTCATCTTCCTGATCGTCGTCTTCACCGCCGGCGGCAAGATGGGCATCGTGCCCACGCCGGTCTGGAACATGGCCCACTGGGCTTCGCTGATTTCCTTTGGCGGCGCGATCTACGGTTTTGCCACCGGCTGGAGTTCCTACGCGGCGGACTACACCGTCAACCAGCCTGAGCACACGTCCGCGAAGAAAATCTTCTGGCTGACCTTCTTCGGCGTCACCATCCCCTGCATCCTGTTGGAGACCCTCGGCCTGTCGCTGACCACGGTCGGCGCTTTTGCCAAGGCGGCGAACGAGGGTGGCGGCGCACTGCTGGCCGCCGCGCTGCACCCGCTGGGCGGTTTCGGCGAACTGCTGTTGCTGCTGTTGGCGCTGTCGGTCATTGCCAACAACATCCCCAACGACTACAGCCTCGGTCTGTCCATGCAGGTTCTCGGCCGCGTCTTCCACAAGGTCAACCGCGCGGTCTGGACCTTCATCGGCGCGGTGGTCTACATCGTCATCGCCATCGCCGCCGCCGCGCACTTCAACGCCGCGCTGGAGAACTTCCTGCTGATGGTGGCGTACTGGCTCAGCCCGTGGTCGATCATCCTCATCCTGGAGCACTTCATCGTGCGTCGCGGCCACTACAACCTGGACGGCTGGAACGAGGCGCGTCACCTGCCGGTCGGCTGGGCAGCGATCATCTCCATGGCGATTGGTCTGTTCGGCGTGTATCTCGGTGCCGCGCAACTGCTCTTCGTCGGTCCCATCGCCGCGCTGTTCAACCCGCCCTACGGCATGGACATCGGCTTCGAGCTGGGGCTGGTGTTCGCGGGGATCTCCTATGTAATCCTGCGGCCGATGGAACTGCGCGCGCATGCACGCTGA
- a CDS encoding cytosine deaminase has translation MTDILIRNARITARGPEPCDVAIAGGRIVAIGPHLPGGGTEIDAAGGLLSPSFVELHCHLDATLTAGSPRPNRSGTLWEGIALWAEIKPALTEESVYARARKTLMWMLSHGVTHVRTHVDVCDPSLVALRALIRLREDLRGTLDLQLVAFPQEGIYAYADGEALMQESIHLGVDCLGGIPHYEITREDGVRSVEWVLAQAREHGRRVDIHCDETDDEQSRFVEVMVAQTLRQGLSGRVTASHLTASHGYNGAYAGKLIGYMARAGLHVVTNPLDNSVLQGRFDGYPTRRGHARIKEMLQAGLNVACGHDSVMDPWYPMGDGDPLKAAFVLMHYAQIIGADERPWLFRMLTDMPAAAFGLNDHAIAEGAPADLILWDIPTEDEALRRLPPRRAVFRNGVVVAERDGAGMRVLGEPLDVSPSA, from the coding sequence ATGACCGACATCCTGATCCGCAACGCCCGCATCACCGCTCGTGGCCCCGAGCCCTGCGACGTGGCCATCGCCGGCGGACGCATCGTCGCCATCGGCCCGCACCTGCCGGGCGGCGGCACCGAGATCGACGCGGCGGGCGGCCTGCTCAGCCCGAGCTTCGTCGAGCTGCACTGCCACCTCGACGCCACGCTCACCGCCGGCAGCCCGCGCCCCAACCGCAGCGGCACCCTGTGGGAAGGCATCGCCCTGTGGGCCGAGATCAAGCCCGCGCTCACCGAAGAATCGGTCTATGCCCGCGCGCGCAAGACGCTGATGTGGATGCTCTCGCACGGCGTCACCCACGTACGCACCCACGTCGACGTCTGCGACCCCTCGCTGGTTGCCCTGCGCGCGCTGATCCGCCTGCGCGAGGACCTGCGCGGCACCCTCGACCTGCAACTCGTCGCCTTCCCGCAGGAGGGCATCTACGCCTATGCCGACGGCGAAGCGCTGATGCAGGAATCCATCCACCTCGGCGTCGACTGCCTTGGCGGCATTCCGCACTACGAGATCACCCGCGAAGACGGCGTGCGCTCGGTCGAATGGGTGCTCGCGCAGGCGCGCGAACATGGCCGGCGGGTGGACATCCACTGTGACGAAACCGACGACGAGCAGTCGCGCTTCGTCGAGGTCATGGTCGCGCAGACCCTGCGTCAAGGCCTGTCCGGCCGCGTCACCGCCAGCCACCTCACCGCCTCGCACGGCTATAACGGCGCCTACGCCGGCAAGCTCATCGGCTACATGGCCCGCGCCGGGCTGCACGTGGTCACCAATCCGCTGGACAACTCCGTGCTGCAGGGACGCTTCGACGGCTATCCCACGCGACGCGGCCACGCGCGCATCAAGGAAATGCTGCAGGCCGGGCTCAACGTCGCCTGCGGCCACGACTCCGTGATGGACCCCTGGTATCCCATGGGTGACGGCGACCCGCTCAAAGCCGCCTTTGTGCTCATGCACTACGCCCAGATCATCGGCGCCGACGAACGCCCCTGGCTGTTCCGCATGCTCACCGACATGCCCGCTGCCGCCTTCGGCCTGAACGACCACGCCATCGCCGAAGGTGCCCCCGCCGACCTCATCCTATGGGATATCCCCACCGAGGACGAGGCCCTGCGCCGCCTCCCACCGCGCCGCGCCGTGTTTCGCAACGGGGTTGTCGTCGCCGAGCGCGATGGCGCGGGCATGCGCGTGTTGGGCGAGCCGCTGGACGTTTCGCCGTCAGCCTGA
- a CDS encoding GNAT family N-acetyltransferase yields MDLIGTYVRPEARGTGAGRMLVAAAIDYAKARPGLEVVTLTVTKGNAPAEGLYRSVGFQSFGIEPMAIRSGGAYLSKVHMWLELGHMSVVPSFRTVDESEGEELARIRVEAMRESLERIGRFDEARAKARFLSSFVPAYTRAVVIGAQLVGFFVVRPEGRGLLLDHLYVRPVHQGQGIGSLILAKVFAEADAKQQVVKVGALRESRSNEFYVRSGFVLVESAEHDNYYERLPQNVR; encoded by the coding sequence GTGGACCTGATTGGCACATATGTCAGGCCCGAGGCGCGCGGCACCGGGGCGGGGCGGATGCTGGTGGCGGCTGCCATCGATTATGCCAAGGCTCGACCAGGGCTGGAGGTCGTCACGCTCACTGTCACGAAGGGCAATGCTCCAGCGGAAGGCCTCTACCGCTCGGTTGGCTTCCAATCCTTCGGCATCGAGCCCATGGCCATTCGGAGTGGGGGCGCATACCTGTCCAAGGTACATATGTGGCTGGAGCTAGGGCACATGAGCGTTGTACCGTCCTTTCGTACCGTCGACGAATCTGAAGGCGAAGAGCTCGCACGCATTCGGGTTGAGGCTATGCGTGAGAGCCTGGAGCGCATCGGAAGGTTTGATGAAGCCAGGGCAAAGGCGCGGTTCCTTTCGAGCTTTGTGCCAGCGTACACCAGAGCTGTCGTGATCGGTGCGCAACTTGTGGGATTCTTCGTGGTTCGGCCGGAAGGTAGAGGTTTGCTGCTTGATCACCTATACGTTCGCCCTGTACATCAAGGGCAAGGCATCGGTTCGCTCATACTTGCCAAGGTCTTCGCCGAGGCTGATGCGAAACAACAGGTGGTCAAGGTGGGTGCTTTGCGGGAGAGCAGATCCAATGAGTTCTACGTCAGAAGCGGATTTGTTCTCGTGGAGAGTGCGGAGCATGACAATTACTACGAACGTCTGCCGCAGAATGTGCGCTAA
- a CDS encoding YybH family protein gives MHPIEVLISKADTAINQEDFDTLLDFYSDDAVLVIKPGMNAVGKEQIKKAFEAIAIYFEHSLDVKQAGMALLETGDTALVLATTVVSAKSLAATERKATYVFKKDKDNQWVCAIDNSYGHDLLKADA, from the coding sequence ATGCACCCGATTGAAGTTCTCATCAGCAAAGCGGATACCGCGATAAACCAAGAAGATTTCGACACGTTGCTCGATTTCTATTCCGATGACGCCGTCCTTGTGATCAAGCCAGGAATGAATGCTGTGGGAAAAGAACAGATTAAAAAAGCGTTTGAAGCAATCGCAATTTACTTCGAGCATAGTTTGGATGTGAAGCAGGCTGGGATGGCACTCTTGGAAACCGGAGATACTGCATTAGTTCTGGCCACGACTGTTGTCTCAGCGAAGAGTCTCGCAGCTACCGAGCGGAAGGCTACCTATGTTTTCAAAAAAGACAAAGACAATCAGTGGGTATGTGCCATTGATAATTCTTACGGGCACGATCTGCTCAAAGCAGATGCCTAA
- a CDS encoding IS3 family transposase (programmed frameshift) has translation MKHYSAERKAAVLRKMLPPLSLPVAKLAQQEGISDGTLYHWRKQAMARGDMSAVSKRKAEGWSAESKLAAVVETALLSEVELSQYCREKRLYPEQVKAWRQACIVGQQTATQQRQTEGIQAREDQKRIRELERELCRKDKALAEAAAILILRKKFERPLGRRRRGELTPVPERQQLVAWIQEAADDGSRRSRACAEAGLSLRTVQRWTEESGEVKTDARTTVERPTPNNKLSEAEVQEVLEACHRPDTAHLPPTHIVPRLADEGVYLASESTFYRILKAKGMAARRGRAHPPRKVKLPTTHTATAANTVWSWDITYLPSPVRGQYYYLYLFEDLYSRKAVAWEVHTEESGDHAAALIQRGFTAEQCWRQPLVLHSDNGAPMKSSTLLAKLYDLGITPSRGRPRVSNDNPYSESLFRTLKYCPQWPESGFASLDNARIWVRDFIAWYNHEHRHSRIRFVTPAQRHRGEDHALLAKRHALYEAAKARNPARWSSGIRNWTPVGAVDLNPQRQDKKAA, from the exons ATGAAGCATTATTCAGCAGAACGTAAGGCTGCCGTACTCCGGAAGATGTTGCCGCCTTTGAGCCTGCCTGTAGCGAAGTTGGCCCAGCAGGAAGGCATTTCTGACGGGACGCTCTATCATTGGCGCAAGCAGGCAATGGCGAGGGGCGACATGAGTGCGGTGAGCAAGAGGAAGGCCGAAGGCTGGTCTGCCGAGTCCAAGTTAGCGGCGGTGGTGGAGACGGCCCTGCTGTCGGAGGTGGAGTTGAGCCAGTATTGCCGGGAGAAGCGACTGTATCCCGAGCAGGTAAAGGCTTGGAGGCAGGCCTGTATTGTCGGGCAACAGACCGCCACCCAGCAGAGGCAGACAGAGGGTATCCAAGCCCGCGAGGACCAGAAACGGATTCGTGAACTGGAGCGGGAACTGTGTCGCAAAGACAAGGCCTTAGCCGAGGCTGCCGCGATATTGATCCTGCGAAAAAAAT TTGAACGCCCTCTGGGGAGACGACGCCGGGGAGAATTAACCCCGGTCCCGGAGCGGCAACAGTTAGTCGCATGGATACAGGAAGCTGCTGACGATGGATCCCGCCGGTCGCGAGCCTGCGCGGAAGCCGGCTTATCATTACGCACCGTCCAGCGATGGACAGAGGAGTCGGGAGAGGTGAAGACAGATGCCCGCACAACGGTCGAGCGACCGACACCCAACAACAAGCTGAGTGAAGCGGAAGTACAGGAGGTGCTGGAGGCCTGCCACCGCCCAGACACCGCACACCTGCCGCCGACCCATATTGTGCCGCGACTGGCCGATGAAGGAGTCTATCTAGCCTCGGAATCCACCTTCTACCGGATCCTCAAGGCCAAAGGCATGGCGGCACGACGTGGTCGTGCGCACCCGCCCCGCAAGGTGAAGCTACCCACCACCCATACGGCCACAGCAGCCAACACCGTCTGGTCTTGGGATATCACGTACTTGCCGTCGCCGGTGCGTGGGCAGTACTACTATCTCTACCTCTTTGAGGACCTTTACAGCCGCAAGGCGGTGGCCTGGGAGGTCCATACCGAGGAGAGTGGCGACCATGCCGCTGCGCTCATTCAGAGAGGCTTTACGGCGGAGCAATGCTGGCGGCAGCCATTGGTCTTGCACTCCGACAATGGCGCCCCGATGAAATCGTCCACGCTGCTGGCCAAGCTCTATGATCTGGGGATCACTCCGTCTCGGGGCCGGCCACGGGTTAGTAACGACAATCCGTATTCGGAGTCGCTGTTCCGGACGCTGAAATACTGCCCGCAGTGGCCGGAGAGTGGCTTTGCGAGCCTTGATAATGCCCGGATCTGGGTGCGCGATTTTATCGCCTGGTACAACCATGAGCATCGTCACAGTCGCATTCGCTTCGTCACCCCCGCCCAGCGTCACCGGGGCGAGGATCATGCACTGCTGGCGAAGCGCCATGCCCTCTACGAGGCGGCCAAGGCGAGAAACCCTGCGCGCTGGTCAAGTGGCATACGCAATTGGACACCTGTTGGTGCGGTAGATTTGAACCCGCAGCGACAGGATAAAAAGGCGGCTTAA
- a CDS encoding IS5 family transposase has protein sequence MYKASDPRKGGRPPFDAVLMFKVLVLQQFYNLSDDQTEFQIRDRYSFCRFLGLSPEGRVPDAKTIWVFRERLKQLALTDQLFGQVLSQIDAAGFTARKGQIVDAALVPVPCQRNRRDKNARIKAGDPPQEWSEAKRRQKDVQARWTQKHGQSHYGYKNHLSVDNQHKVIRHYAVTSAEVHDSQVFERLLDERNSSGDVWADSAYRDQTREQALARAGYRSHIHRKGSRKRALNEREQAANRKRSKVRARVEHIFAQQANRLIRTIGIARAEVKIGMMNLVYNMRRLAWLTG, from the coding sequence GTGTACAAGGCCTCAGATCCCCGCAAAGGCGGACGCCCGCCCTTCGATGCGGTACTGATGTTCAAGGTGCTGGTGCTCCAGCAGTTCTACAACCTGTCGGACGATCAGACGGAGTTCCAGATTCGGGATCGCTACAGCTTCTGCCGATTTCTGGGTCTGAGCCCGGAGGGCCGAGTCCCGGATGCCAAGACGATCTGGGTGTTTCGTGAACGGCTCAAGCAATTGGCGCTCACGGATCAGCTGTTTGGCCAGGTCCTAAGCCAGATTGATGCAGCGGGCTTTACGGCGCGCAAGGGGCAAATCGTGGATGCGGCCTTGGTTCCGGTGCCGTGCCAGCGCAACCGCCGGGATAAAAACGCCAGGATCAAGGCCGGCGACCCGCCGCAGGAATGGAGCGAAGCCAAGCGTCGTCAAAAGGATGTGCAGGCACGCTGGACCCAGAAGCATGGCCAGAGCCACTACGGCTACAAGAATCACCTGAGTGTCGACAACCAGCACAAGGTGATCCGCCACTACGCGGTCACCTCGGCCGAGGTGCATGACAGTCAGGTCTTTGAGCGGCTCCTGGATGAACGCAACAGCAGTGGCGATGTCTGGGCCGACTCGGCCTATCGTGACCAGACCCGCGAGCAGGCGCTAGCGCGGGCCGGCTACCGTAGCCACATCCATCGCAAGGGCAGCCGCAAGCGCGCCTTGAATGAGCGCGAGCAGGCCGCCAACCGTAAACGCTCGAAGGTACGGGCTCGGGTCGAGCACATCTTTGCCCAGCAGGCCAATCGATTGATACGCACCATCGGCATAGCGCGGGCCGAGGTCAAGATCGGGATGATGAACCTGGTCTACAACATGCGTCGTTTGGCATGGCTGACCGGATGA
- a CDS encoding GFA family protein produces the protein MDDKISGSCHCGLINFEIKNNPKFTVNCHCDDCKRRNGSAFSTYASVDESDLVFAEGENHLKKYKVENSGEKYFCSECGSQIYNKNYRIPGLFLVFYGALSQPSNFTPTFNVFCSSKLSWVDDINKIKSFQESVQK, from the coding sequence ATGGATGATAAAATATCAGGTTCATGTCACTGTGGATTGATTAATTTCGAAATAAAAAATAATCCGAAGTTTACTGTGAATTGCCATTGCGATGATTGCAAAAGGCGCAATGGAAGTGCATTTTCAACCTATGCAAGCGTAGATGAAAGCGATTTGGTATTTGCTGAAGGTGAGAATCATCTCAAAAAATACAAAGTCGAGAATTCTGGTGAAAAATATTTTTGCAGTGAATGTGGTTCACAAATTTATAACAAAAATTATCGCATTCCTGGCCTGTTTTTGGTGTTTTATGGAGCACTTTCTCAGCCGTCCAACTTTACGCCAACATTTAATGTGTTTTGTTCGAGCAAACTCAGTTGGGTCGATGATATTAATAAAATAAAAAGTTTTCAGGAATCTGTTCAAAAATGA
- a CDS encoding DUF202 domain-containing protein, with amino-acid sequence MTASQSILRRLDVDTLRSDLWLPLSWSEDSAEVVVCDPDNLALLSDIQEMLDVDELTLRVASRADLIRLIENSADLNVDFPTTAGRTPLAKVRTYLAGLRTRYADQRTQYARSRTGLALARTGLAFISIAVVFLRLFGGGELLFFEIPLLILGVLAVIDGITWYLPARRETQEIKPYPPYDVPEAYTALEVSDPGGAMRFGRSRVVESAGALREDWDALSPVERRRFLANDRTNLAEERTVLAYLRTMMAKARTGLAFARTGVAFAGIGIGFLRKFHPGPWSAFDWALIVIGTAMLAEGFHWYRPGRHAANAALDTVGKVSGRRGLWDTISPSRCLVASGLDPVAEANAPEARPGVWATTGLALERTTLADKRNAMSHLRTVLARSRTGMAFIRTGFSVMSVGAGLFLYFDYLGRTDALWSALYIALIVIGLYLIGDGLYWYLPAERIKRRSSFCDSGFEIADADYSIPKSAWKREQYRHDD; translated from the coding sequence CTGACGGCGTCTCAGTCGATCCTCCGGCGGTTGGACGTCGACACGCTGAGATCGGATCTCTGGCTGCCGCTCTCGTGGAGCGAGGACAGCGCGGAGGTGGTGGTCTGCGATCCCGATAATTTGGCGCTGCTGAGCGACATTCAGGAGATGCTGGATGTCGACGAGCTGACACTGCGCGTCGCCAGCCGGGCGGATCTGATCCGGCTGATCGAGAACAGCGCGGATCTGAATGTCGATTTTCCCACTACGGCGGGGCGCACGCCGCTGGCCAAGGTGCGCACCTATCTTGCCGGGCTACGCACTCGCTACGCCGACCAGCGAACACAGTACGCGCGCAGCCGGACGGGTCTTGCACTGGCGCGCACGGGGCTTGCCTTCATCAGTATCGCGGTAGTGTTCCTGCGCTTGTTCGGCGGGGGCGAGTTGCTGTTTTTCGAGATCCCGCTGCTGATCCTGGGTGTGCTCGCCGTCATCGACGGCATCACGTGGTATCTACCGGCGCGGCGGGAGACGCAGGAGATCAAGCCCTACCCGCCGTACGACGTGCCGGAGGCGTACACGGCGCTGGAGGTGTCGGACCCAGGCGGCGCCATGCGCTTCGGCAGAAGCCGGGTCGTTGAGAGCGCCGGTGCGCTGCGCGAGGACTGGGACGCACTCTCGCCGGTAGAGAGGCGACGTTTCCTGGCCAACGACCGCACCAATCTAGCCGAGGAGCGGACCGTGCTGGCCTATCTGAGAACCATGATGGCAAAGGCGCGGACCGGGCTCGCCTTTGCGCGCACGGGTGTCGCTTTCGCCGGCATTGGCATTGGCTTCCTGCGCAAATTTCACCCCGGCCCCTGGTCGGCCTTCGACTGGGCGCTGATCGTCATCGGCACGGCGATGCTGGCCGAGGGGTTCCACTGGTACCGGCCGGGCCGGCATGCCGCCAATGCGGCGCTGGATACGGTCGGCAAGGTCAGCGGCCGTCGGGGCCTGTGGGACACTATTTCCCCCTCCCGGTGTCTTGTCGCCTCGGGACTTGATCCCGTGGCCGAAGCCAACGCGCCCGAGGCGCGGCCCGGCGTGTGGGCCACCACGGGGCTGGCGTTGGAGCGCACTACGCTCGCCGACAAGCGCAACGCGATGTCGCACCTGCGTACGGTGCTGGCGCGCTCGCGCACGGGGATGGCCTTTATCCGCACCGGATTCAGCGTGATGTCGGTGGGCGCGGGCCTGTTTCTCTATTTCGACTATCTCGGGCGTACCGACGCGCTGTGGTCGGCGCTGTATATCGCGCTGATCGTCATCGGCCTGTATCTGATTGGCGATGGCCTGTATTGGTATCTGCCCGCCGAGCGGATCAAGCGGCGCTCGTCGTTCTGCGACAGCGGTTTCGAAATTGCCGACGCCGACTACAGCATCCCGAAAAGCGCCTGGAAGCGGGAGCAGTATCGTCATGACGACTGA
- a CDS encoding GspE/PulE/PilB domain-containing protein — protein sequence MTTDANPYVALVEDGLLDQAQLAAAQQSATARGLDMERVLLKDCGVSRCALLTALSRHYGCRFFQYDERLPVPSALYAGLDGKVLRAGRWFPVMQLGETVVIAAADPSSEAMRAQVRQLVPAADHEFRVALNEDVRWYIQDYLHAEAHLLIGIERTGLAYWRNTMALWRTKLACHRTGQARARTSMKLLRWGLALVALSNALTRINANVLAPHHVAILVVGIVLAAVGLFDYLKVRRSGMDLSCQSALMDITAETIRFTRRYHLDEAPPKPEDDTPLAQLAAAITHYCSILRPVPASKERTHLARERNMLAAQRTIAASHRTSYARARTGLSLIRTGVSFIGLGIAMDKMLGAGPYSFTDYILAGAGVLMLIDGMLWYLPVRKLKYGIGREIKER from the coding sequence ATGACGACTGACGCGAATCCTTATGTGGCGCTGGTGGAGGATGGCCTGCTCGACCAGGCACAGCTGGCTGCGGCGCAGCAGAGCGCGACCGCGCGGGGTCTCGATATGGAGCGCGTGTTGTTGAAGGATTGCGGCGTCTCGCGCTGCGCGCTGCTGACCGCCTTGTCCCGACACTATGGTTGCCGTTTCTTCCAGTACGACGAACGCCTGCCGGTGCCTTCGGCGCTGTACGCCGGGCTGGACGGCAAGGTGCTACGGGCGGGGCGTTGGTTCCCGGTGATGCAGCTGGGCGAGACCGTGGTGATCGCCGCCGCCGATCCATCCAGCGAGGCGATGCGCGCGCAGGTCAGACAGCTCGTGCCCGCGGCGGATCACGAATTCCGCGTCGCGCTCAACGAGGATGTACGCTGGTATATCCAGGATTACCTGCATGCCGAGGCGCATCTGCTCATCGGCATCGAGCGCACTGGCCTTGCCTACTGGCGCAACACCATGGCCCTGTGGCGCACCAAGCTCGCCTGCCACCGGACCGGGCAGGCGCGGGCGCGCACATCGATGAAGCTGCTGCGCTGGGGGCTGGCGCTGGTGGCGCTCTCGAATGCACTGACGCGCATCAATGCCAACGTGCTGGCACCGCATCATGTCGCCATTCTGGTGGTCGGCATCGTCCTGGCCGCCGTCGGCCTCTTCGACTACCTCAAGGTGCGTCGCTCGGGCATGGATCTCTCCTGCCAATCTGCCCTGATGGACATCACCGCCGAGACCATCCGCTTCACCCGGCGCTACCATCTGGATGAGGCGCCGCCCAAACCAGAGGACGATACGCCGCTGGCGCAGCTCGCCGCTGCGATCACGCACTATTGCTCCATTCTGCGCCCGGTTCCGGCCAGCAAGGAGCGCACCCATCTGGCGCGCGAGCGCAACATGCTCGCCGCGCAGCGGACCATCGCCGCCAGCCACCGGACGTCGTATGCGCGCGCCCGGACCGGGTTGTCGCTGATCCGTACGGGCGTTTCTTTCATCGGGCTGGGCATCGCCATGGATAAGATGCTGGGTGCCGGCCCTTACAGCTTTACGGATTACATCCTTGCCGGGGCGGGCGTCCTGATGCTGATCGACGGCATGCTCTGGTATCTGCCGGTCCGCAAACTGAAATACGGTATCGGCCGCGAGATCAAGGAGCGCTAG
- a CDS encoding NAD(P)/FAD-dependent oxidoreductase — MNSNRTALPSETENTPQNVGGCPRVVVVGAGFGGLAAARGLRSTGIALTVIDRRNFHLFQPLLYQVATAGLNPADIAWPVRSILRNQRNATVLLGEVVEVDASSSVVRLQDNREIPFDWLILATGATHNYFGHDEWERIAPSLKTVEDATLIRRRVLEAFERAENRLTTDHDDDKTRQLMTFVIIGGGPTGVELAGAIAELAKKALTADFRNIDPRSARILLIEGSPSVLGQFSPSLSAFARRSLEKMGVEVQVDTHVTHCTEDCVTCGDLHIPAANIFWAAGVKASPAARWLNIAADPSGRVKVKDDFSVDGHPNIFVIGDSAAYVQDGKPIPGIAPAAKQAGAYVATHIASDVAGKALPKPFRFRNYGSLATIGRNAAVMDLGPLRLKGRLAWWLWGITHIFFLIGNRNRLLVAMQWFYNYLTFGRGARLIVGPDRPSARH; from the coding sequence ATGAATTCAAATCGCACCGCGTTACCATCTGAGACTGAAAACACCCCTCAAAACGTCGGGGGATGCCCACGTGTCGTGGTCGTTGGTGCCGGCTTTGGCGGTCTTGCGGCCGCACGCGGTCTGCGGTCCACAGGTATAGCCCTGACCGTAATCGACCGCCGCAATTTCCATCTGTTTCAGCCGCTGCTCTATCAGGTGGCGACCGCAGGCCTCAACCCCGCCGATATCGCCTGGCCGGTGCGGAGCATTCTGCGCAATCAACGCAACGCCACGGTCCTGCTAGGTGAGGTCGTCGAAGTCGATGCATCGTCATCTGTGGTGCGGCTACAGGACAACCGCGAGATTCCCTTTGACTGGCTCATCTTGGCCACCGGCGCGACCCATAATTACTTTGGCCACGACGAGTGGGAAAGGATCGCACCGAGCCTGAAGACCGTCGAAGATGCGACGCTGATTCGCAGACGCGTTTTGGAAGCTTTCGAACGCGCTGAAAACCGGCTGACCACCGACCATGATGACGATAAGACCCGGCAACTTATGACTTTCGTCATCATCGGCGGTGGTCCAACCGGCGTGGAATTGGCCGGCGCCATCGCAGAACTCGCCAAAAAGGCCCTAACTGCGGATTTTCGCAATATCGATCCGCGTAGCGCCCGCATCCTCCTCATCGAAGGTAGCCCCTCAGTATTGGGCCAATTTTCACCTTCGCTATCCGCGTTCGCCAGACGATCGTTGGAAAAAATGGGTGTGGAGGTTCAGGTCGACACTCACGTCACCCACTGCACCGAGGACTGCGTGACTTGCGGCGACCTGCACATTCCGGCTGCCAACATTTTCTGGGCAGCTGGCGTCAAAGCATCCCCAGCCGCCCGCTGGCTCAATATCGCCGCCGACCCCTCCGGCCGCGTGAAGGTAAAGGACGATTTCAGTGTGGATGGCCATCCAAACATCTTCGTGATTGGGGATAGCGCCGCCTATGTACAGGACGGCAAGCCAATACCGGGTATCGCGCCCGCCGCCAAGCAGGCTGGCGCCTACGTCGCCACACACATCGCGTCCGACGTTGCAGGCAAGGCTTTGCCAAAGCCCTTTCGCTTCCGAAACTATGGCAGCCTCGCCACCATCGGCCGCAATGCCGCCGTCATGGATCTTGGGCCTCTGCGCCTAAAAGGTCGGCTGGCTTGGTGGCTCTGGGGTATAACGCACATTTTCTTTCTGATCGGCAACCGCAACCGCCTTCTGGTTGCAATGCAATGGTTCTACAACTACTTGACCTTCGGTCGGGGCGCTAGGCTTATAGTCGGCCCTGACCGACCCTCAGCCCGGCACTGA